The following proteins are encoded in a genomic region of Arachis ipaensis cultivar K30076 chromosome B02, Araip1.1, whole genome shotgun sequence:
- the LOC110269090 gene encoding putative disease resistance RPP13-like protein 1, producing MKEKFAIKAWVCVATKFDPVNVTKAIIEDITSSPCNMVNLNSLQTELKEKLTDKTFLIVLDDVWDNQQNLWDNFLKSFLCGNKGSKILLTSRNKNVDSVVSTTNRHYSLHILSPNDCWSMFLKHSSLSTNSTQYTTLEQIGRKIVKKSKGLPLAVKTLGGLLRNKYNEGDWENILESEIWELSEDDSKIVPALRVSYHYLPSHLKRCFVYCSLYPEDHQFGKDELMLLWMAEDLLQPMGNNTLENIGCAYFDELVARSFFQPSSTDINLFVMHDLMHDLATSFAGEFHFKVKEIGIPQKIFSKTRHLSYTENLGDLVSRIIGEAYNGAMHMRTFLQCHFRSICGESDLLLLLQLRCLRVLSFKGFNILSLPDSIGELIHLRYLDLTFTPVVRLPESLCKLYNLQTLKLKRCYKLEKLPSNMQDLVNLRHLDIEGASCLKEMPKRMSKLKHCRKA from the coding sequence ATGAAGGAAAAGTTTGCCATTAAAGCATGGGTGTGTGTTGCTACAAAATTTGATCCTGTTAATGTTACAAAGGCTATAATAGAGGACATAACCTCTTCTCCTTGTAATATGGTTAACTTGAATTCACTTCAAACTGAATTGAAGGAAAAGTTAACAGACAAGACATTCTTAATTGTCTTGGATGATGTTTGGGACAATCAGCAAAATTTGTGGGACAATTTTTTAAAGTCTTTTTTGTGTGGGAATAAAGGAAGTAAAATTCTTTTAACTTCTCGTAATAAAAATGTTGATTCTGTAGTGTCAACTACTAATCGACATTACTCACTACACATATTGTCTCCCAATGATTGCTGGTCAATGTTTTTGAAACATTCATCTCTTTCTACTAATTCTACACAATATACAACTCTAGAACAAATTGGTAGAAAAATTGTTAAAAAAAGTAAGGGGTTACCTTTGGCTGTGAAGACACTGGGGGGTTTATTGCGCAATAAGTATAATGAAGGAGATTGGGAGAATATATTAGAAAGTGAAATTTGGGAACTTTCAGAAGATGATAGTAAGATTGTTCCTGCATTAAGAGTTAGTTATCACTACCTCCCTTCACATTTAAAGCGGTGCTTTGTTTATTGCTCATTATATCCTGAGGATCATCAATTTGGCAAAGATGAATTAATGTTGCTATGGATGGCTGAAGATCTTTTACAACCAATGGGAAACAACACATTAGAAAATATTGGTTGTGCGTATTTTGATGAATTAGTTGCAAGATCATTTTTTCAACCGTCTAGTACTGATATTAACTTATTcgtaatgcatgatctcatgcaTGATCTAGCAACATCTTTCGCTGGGGAATTCCATTTCAAAGTCAAAGAAATTGGAATCCCACAAAAGATTTTCAGCAAAACTCGTCATTTGTCATATACTGAAAATCTTGGCGATCTAGTCTCAAGAATAATTGGAGAGGCTTATAATGGAGCAATGCATATGAGAACATTTCTACAATGTCATTTTCGTTCAATCTGTGGTGAAAGTGATTTGCTGTTGCTGCTGCAATTGAGATGCCTAAGAGTTTTATCATTTAAAGGCTTTAATATTCTATCATTACCTGATTCCATAGGAGAATTAATCCATTTGCGTTATTTAGATCTCACTTTTACACCTGTTGTGAGATTGCCTGAGTCATTGTGTAAATTATACAATCTCCAAACCTTGAAGTTGAAGAGATGTTATAAATTAGAGAAGCTTCCCAGCAACATGCAAGATCTTGTGAACTTGCGCCACCTTGATATTGAAGGAGCTTCGTGTTTGAAAGAGATGCCAAAGAGAATGAGTAAGTTAAAACATTGTCGGAAAGCATGA
- the LOC107626225 gene encoding putative disease resistance protein At3g14460, which yields MAGKLGDRAYLSSFVDGVLNKLSSLDVNSNPEAKKLADQKLFRRLKASLRATRPVLDDAEQKQIRDQEVNKWLVDLQDALYLADDLLDELSTKAATATPTPTQRDTGNSSSWSHYVDSILEDSDDDEMGVVTSMQDIVDKLESIVEEKDDLDLKQGDAKDLEDMSWRIQSSLLESSDIYGRNDDKEAIIKLLLDENCDDILSVISIEGIGGIGKTTLAQLVYNDARVKEKFAIKAWACVATKFDPVNVTKSIMEDIGSPCNRVNLNSIQTELKEKLTEKTFLVVLDDVWDNQQNLWDNFLKPFLSGNKGSKILLTTRNKNVDSVVSTTNLHYKLDMLSDKDCWSLFLKHSSISTSSRQYVILEQIGKKIVEKCKGLPLAVKTLGGLLRSKDKVEDWENILNSEIWELPEDESKIVAALRVSYHYLPSNLKRCFVYCSLYPQDYQFDKDELILLWMAQDFVQPIENYTLENIGRAYFDELVARSFFQPSSKNVSFFVMHDLVHDLATYFAGKFYFRVSEFGDPKKICSKTRHFSYMVNRHHSVVRLGEAYKGAIHMRTFLNVHLLHPHKLINLESDSWLLQLQRRCLRVLSFKCLSIESLPDSIDKLIHLHYLDLSYTFILTLPESLCKLYNLQTLKLSYCKKLEMLPSRMQDLVNLRHLDVRGSDSLKEMPKGMSKLKHLNFLSGYIVGKHEENGTRELGALDNLHGSLCISKLENVNNSREALEAKIGNKKHINALELKWLPKGDIVDVETARDILDKLQPHQNLKGLSIVGFRGKIFPNWLGLPCYSNLTELSLKDCKNCGQVPSLGQLPSLQHLEIWGLDGLERIGGEFYNNTESSHQGTPFRSLETLEFCDMPRWRQWQIPDGFDGFLKLKSLLIEDCPVLSGDLPAHLPVLEELTIDRCEELACSLPRAPKLHQLTVKDSVFFGNAAPHKILIKKTQLAKSVLECLPHVQSPCLQRLEIQQCRSAISISGDCLPNSLQFLRIWDCSKLTFSEQLQHKSLTEVVVSKCDSLTLFPLAALPNLKTLYISDCPEMDCFGEEGLPPSLTTIAISNCQKVERWITSKGLQSEGLTYLSLQQWNEVKLFPREGCLPASLEYLHLSSFSNLETLDCKGLHQLTSLQKLTIEECPKLGNITQENLPASISKLHIWGQCPLRSKLEEMDDPRIQFDTY from the exons ATGGCTGGAAAACTTGGGGATAGAGCTTATCTCTCTTCCTTTGTTGATGGTGTTTTGAACAAGCTGTCTTCACTCGATGTCAACTCAAACCCAGAAGCAAAGAAGTTAGCGGACCAGAAGTTGTTTCGAAGACTGAAAGCGAGTCTCCGTGCCACTCGACCTGTGCTTGATGATGCTGAGCAGAAGCAGATCCGAGACCAAGAAGTCAACAAGTGGCTTGTTGATCTCCAAGATGCTCTTTATCTGGCTGATGACTTGCTCGATGAACTCTCCACCAAAGCTGCCACTGCCACTCCCACTCCCACTCAGAGGGATACAGGTAACTCTTCTTCCTGGTCTCACTATGTTGATTCAATTTTGGAAGATAGTGATGACGATGAGATGGGGGTAGTGACTAGCATGCAAGACATAGTTGACAAACTAGAGTCTATTGTTGAAGAGAAAGATGATCTTGATCTGAAACAAGGGGATGCCAAAGATCTGGAGGACATGTCATGGAGAATTCAATCATCTCTGCTTGAAAGTTCTGATATATATGGCAGGAATGATGACAAGGAGGCCATCATAAAATTGTTATTAGATGAAAATTGTGATGATATATTGTCTGTGATCTCTATAGAAGGTATAGGTGGAATTGGAAAGACTACTTTGGCTCAGTTAGTTTACAATGATGCCAGAGTGAAGGAGAAGTTTGCCATTAAAGCATGGGCGTGTGTTGCAACAAAATTTGATCCTGTTAATGTTACCAAGTCTATAATGGAAGACATAGGTTCTCCTTGTAATAGGGTTAACTTGAATTCAATTCAAACCGAATTGAAGGAAAAGTTAACAGAAAAGACATTCTTGGTAGTTTTAGATGATGTTTGGGATAATCAGCAAAATTTGTGGGATAATTTTCTGAAACCTTTTTTGAGTGGAAATAAAGGAAGTAAAATTCTTTTAACTACTCGTAATAAAAATGTTGATTCTGTAGTGTCAACTACAAATCTACATTATAAACTAGATATGTTGTCTGACAAAGATTGCTGGTCTTTGTTTTTGAAACATTCATCTATTTCTACTAGTTCTAGACAATATGTAATCTTAGAACAAATTGGtaaaaaaattgttgaaaaatGTAAGGGATTACCTTTGGCTGTGAAGACTCTTGGGGGTTTATTGCGTAGTAAGGATAAAGTAGAGGATTGGGAGAATATACTGAACAGTGAAATTTGGGAGCTTCCGGAAGATGAGAGTAAGATTGTTGCTGCATTAAGAGTTAGTTATCACTATCTTCCTTCAAATTTAAAGCGGTGTTTTGTTTATTGCTCATTATATCCCCAAGATTATCAATTTGACAAAGATGAATTAATCTTGCTGTGGATGGCTCAAGATTTTGTACAACCAATAGAAAATTACACATTAGAAAATATTGGTCGTGCATATTTTGATGAATTAGTTGCAAGGTCATTTTTCCAACCCTCTAGTAAAAATGTTAGCTTCTTCGTAATGCATGATCTCGTGCATGATTTAGCAACATATTTTGCTGGAAAGTTCTATTTTAGAGTCAGCGAATTTGGAGACCCAAAAAAAATTTGCAGCAAAACTCGTCACTTCTCATATATGGTAAATCGTCATCATTCAGTCGTAAGACTTGGTGAGGCCTATAAGGGAGCAATCCATATGAGAACATTTCTAAATGTACATTTGCTTCATCctcataaattaattaatttagaaagTGATTCTTGGCTTTTACAATTACAAAGGAGGTGTTTAAGAGTTTTGTCATTTAAATGTTTGTCTATTGAGTCATTGCCGGATTCAATAGATAAACTGATCCATTTGCATTATTTGGATCTCTCTTACACATTTATTTTGACATTGCCTGAGTCATTGTGTAAATTATACAATCTCCAAACGTTGAAGTTGAGTTATTGTAAGAAACTGGAGATGCTTCCTAGCCGTATGCAAGATCTTGTGAACCTGCGCCATCTTGATGTCAGAGGATCTGATTCTTTAAAAGAGATGCCGAAGGGAATGAGCAAGTTAAAGCATCTGAACTTCTTAAGTGGTTATATTGTGGGAAAGCATGAGGAGAACGGGACAAGAGAATTGGGAGCACTTGACAACCTTCATGGCTCACTTTGCATCTCCAAGTTAGAGAATGTGAACAACAGCCGTGAAGCTTTGGAGGCGAAGATAGGTAACAAGAAGCACATCAACGCTTTAGAATTGAAATGGCTTCCAAAAGGTGATATTGTTGATGTTGAAACTGCAAGAGATATACTTGACAAGTTACAACCTCACCAAAACTTGAAAGGGTTATCCATTGTGGGTTTCAGGGGTAAAATATTCCCTAATTGGTTAGGCCTTCCTTGCTACTCCAATTTAACCGAATTGAGTTTGAAGGATTGTAAGAATTGTGGTCAGGTTCCTTCACTGGGACAGTTACCCTCTCTGCAGCATCTGGAGATATGGGGACTTGATGGGTTGGAGAGGATTGGTGGTGAGTTTTACAACAACACTGAATCATCTCATCAGGGGACACCCTTCAGATCTCTTGAAACTCTGGAATTTTGTGATATGCCTCGCTGGCGGCAATGGCAAATTCCTGATGGGTTTGATGGATTTCTGAAACTTAAAAGCCTTTTAATAGAAGACTGTCCGGTGTTAAGTGGAGATCTGCCAGCTCACCTCCCGGTTCTGGAGGAACTTACCATTGATAGATGCGAAGAGCTTGCGTGTTCACTTCCGAGGGCTCCCAAGCTTCACCAATTAACTGTAAAGGATTCTGTGTTCTTCGGGAATGCGGCACCGCACaagatattaattaaaaaaacccAGCTGGCGAAGTCCGTATTGGAGTGCCTGCCCCACGTCCAATCGCCGTGTCTCCAACGGTTGGAAATCCAGCAGTGTAGGTCAGCCATATCAATTTCAGGAGATTGTTTGCCCAATTCATTACAATTTCTTAGAATATGGGATTGTTCAAAATTAACGTTCTCAGAGCAACTGCAACACAAGTCCCTAACGGAGGTAGTTGTGAGCAAGTGTGATTCACTGACGTTGTTTCCATTGGCAGCCCTTCCAAATCTCAAGACACTGTATATCTCAGATTGCCCAGAAATGGATTGTTTTGGAGAGGAGGGTCTCCCGCCGAGCTTGACAACAATTGCGATCTCTAATTGCCAGAAAGTAGAGAGGTGGATAACATCAAAAGGTTTGCAGAGTGAAGGCCTTACCTATCTTAGCCTTCAACAATGGAATGAAGTTAAGTTGTTCCCGAGAGAGGGTTGCCTTCCTGCTTCCCTCGAGTATCTACATTTGTCGTCCTTTTCAAATCTGGAGACGCTAGACTGCAAGGGCCTTCACCAACTCACCTCCCTCCAAAAATTAACAATTGAAGAGTGTCCAAAGCTGGGGAATATCACACAAGAAAACCTGCCTGCCTCCATATCAAAACTCCACATCTGGGGACAATGTCCTTTGAGGAGTAAGCTGGAAGAGATGGACGACCCACGGATTCAATTCGACACAT ACTAG
- the LOC107626226 gene encoding putative disease resistance protein At3g14460 has translation MRRARMFTAESSQASPITCNGYGDFYGDAASQVRIGVPAHVQSPYLQTLRIVNCWSAIPISGDYLPDSLQYLQIAMCPKLTFSEQLQHKSLMEILVYKCDSLTSFALGALPSLRVLQISECPGLVSMPALRLAAPHLEELCVEKCQEMEPFGEDCLPSSLTTLRIYDCQKLERWITSNGLQTEGLIHLFLIEWNEVKSFPREGCLPASLQSLQLYDFANLETLDCKGLQHLTSLQTLAIEDYPKLENITQENLPASIPKLRFEGECPLRRKLEEMNDPRIQFET, from the coding sequence ATGCGAAGAGCTCGCATGTTCACTGCCGAGAGCTCCCAAGCTTCGCCAATTACTTGTAACGGGTACGGTGACTTCTATGGAGACGCAGCTAGCCAAGTCCGTATTGGAGTGCCTGCCCACGTCCAATCGCCGTATCTCCAAACTTTGAGAATCGTGAATTGTTGGTCGGCAATACCAATTTCAGGAGATTATTTGCCTGATTCATTACAATATCTGCAAATCGCTATGTGTCCAAAATTAACATTCTCAGAGCAACTGCAACACAAGTCGCTAATGGAGATACTTGTGTACAAGTGTGATTCACTGACGTCATTTGCATTGGGGGCCCTTCCAAGTCTCCGTGTCTTACAAATCTCAGAGTGCCCCGGTTTAGTATCCATGCCAGCGCTAAGGCTGGCTGCGCCCCACCTAGAGGAGCTGTGTGTAGAGAAATGCCAAGAAATGGAACCTTTTGGAGAGGACTGCCTGCCATCAAGCTTGACAACTCTTAGGATCTATGATTGCCAGAAACTAGAGAGGTGGATAACATCAAACGGTTTGCAGACTGAAGGCCTTATCCATCTTTTCCTTATAGAGTGGAATGAAGTTAAGTCGTTCCCAAGAGAGGGCTGCCTTCCTGCTTCCCTTCAGTCTCTACAACTGTATGACTTTGCAAATCTGGAGACGCTAGACTGCAAGGGCCTTCAGCATCTCACCTCCCTTCAAACATTAGCAATTGAAGACTATCCAAAGCTGGAGAATATCACACAAGAAAACCTGCCTGCCTCCATACCAAAACTCAGATTTGAGGGAGAATGTCCTTTGAGGCGTAAGCTGGAAGAGATGAATGATCCACGGATTCAGTTTGAAACTTAG